Sequence from the Puntigrus tetrazona isolate hp1 chromosome 11, ASM1883169v1, whole genome shotgun sequence genome:
TCTGCTCTTCCCACGCTTTCCTGAGAAGAAATGTTTGGTGTTTCTGCACAGGTGTAGGATGAGAGGAGATCTGGTCCTCTGTTATGTTGAGATTTCTGTTGGTCTTACTGGTGAGGAGACGAGCCTGTGGTTAGACCGAGGAACGCTATATAAGACGCGTGCTGTTTTATCTCAACAGCGGTCTCTGAGATTGCAGCTGAAATAgaaaatgtgtatgtttttttagtgAGCTCGGATAATGCAGTGGTTTGGGTTGTGTAGGTTAGAAGAGGACCGGGTGAGAGGTCAGGAAGGGAGAGTGTGAAGGAAAGGACAGCATCGGTGTATATAGACTTATCACACAATATATGGACATGAGCGCAATCATTTTTTCCGTCTGTCTTTCGCAGCGTCTCATACGTAACGCGGCGTAGTCACGAGGTGCTCGTTTAAACCCCAAAAAAAGCTGAATCTGCAGACACGGCCTCGTTGAGggatctgtgtgtttgtgcatacaGAGATGGGATGCTGAATGGATAGCTTTTCAGCAGTAGTGTGCATCTCGCAGTGCACCCTTAGTAGCGTGCACCCTCACTtttcagaggaaaaaataaaatctgtagaTGGAAAAAATCTCCATAAAAGTTCTTTGTGCACTTGTCTTTTTTCTGCTTGTAAGAAAGTATATTTACGGATGGCCTCTGTGTATTATTATGCCGTTATATAATGGTGGTATAAAATGGTCAATATTATCACGTATTGCACTTATTTATGGGGCAGTATATAGCACAACAAAAAGTTCTCATGACAAGCCTAAGTGGGTCATGGTTGAACAGTagcagctcacacacacacacacacacacacacacacacaacctaaTTAAAAATCAGATATGTGTTTGCTTACCTTTGAACTGTTCAACAGGATGTATGTCACAGCATAATTAGGCACTTCCTCTTTTCTGTTGCTCTGTCTTGTTTTATCTCACTCTCACACTGATAATGTGATACCCGGGCGTCTAGTGTGAAAGGAGCCCATTCTCATGATCATTTGTCTTAACAGGGCTCTCtctggcattttttttttggtgaatttcAAGCACTAACGGCATTACGAAAGAATTGAATAAAAAGTCATCATAATCATCTCTAATGTAGCGCATGGTTAgctaacacttttaaaaaatatcgaAGAATTAGTTtctgcattatgcatttatatccAGAGATCAAAAGAGATGTGAATGGTggtactgtctctttaagactaaatgcacagacacacatgcgGAGTCTTTAGTCAGCTGTATACGTTAACTTAAGACATGGCCGTAACTTCCTGTGTTTACAAGAACACTTGCCAAAACGAGTATTTCCACATAACTTTGTGTGTATCTAtccggctgtgtgtgtgtgtgtgtgtgtgtgtgtgtgtgtgtgtgtgtgtgtgtgtgtgtgtgtgtgtgtgtgcgtgtgcgtgtgcgtgcgtgtgacTAGAGTCCCGACTCTTTCTTCATCTGAATGGTCTAAAATAGCTATGATAATGATAACTTTAACTCTATGATGATTGAACCTATCCATCGCAGAAACAGCTGTATAGAAATGTTGACAAATGAATGATCAGAATGTTAACATCACGGACCCTCTCGAGTAGTTCTGATCGGTTAACGAAGCGAAGTAACTCGTGACAGACGAGGTTGTTGCTGTAGCGGCCAAGCGCCGTGTTAATGACAGTCGTACTAGCGTAGAAAGTTCTGCTTCATTTAGTCATTTGAAAGCCGCTTCGCCAGCAGCAGTCCACGGTGCCAGCTGGCCCAACGTCAGACTTCCCACATGTCAGCGCGATCGGAtcggaaaagagtccgagacaGACAGgaatgtctgtgtgtgctgCCAGAGGCGCACAAGAGTTATCTCTGATGTCGAAAGCAGGATTAGAAGGACTTCATGACGAACATTTGAAAACGTATTACTACGAAGCAACAGACATTATGCatggtatttatatatttatgcatgccttcttcttcttcattattatatatatatatatataatatatttaatcaataCAGGTTTAGATTTGTTGGGGAACAAAAAAGGTTTTCCCATGTATGCTGGATACATTGCCCACTTGTTTGTCAATTCAtcgatttaatttagttttataaaaaaaactcttaaaatttaatttgaatgtaaattttgtaaaaattaatattctaatcacagtttatatgtgtgtaagaTTTTAGCTAAAAATTCTTAGATAAAAAAGATTTGAGAAACAAACTAAATCGTCATAATTTAATCAATCAATAGTAAATTAagtataatgtttaatttatgtgttttatatatatatatatatatatatatatatatatatatatatatatatatatatatatatatatatatatatatattatatatttattttattatttatgatattttaccagataaaataaaaaaattaaattaatatatttatttttatttttattattatttatttattatcatttgttattattattgttattattattattattattattatgtttttttatctgGTAATATCATGCGTGCTGGTGCCGTGAATGCGGAGCGCTCTAagacccagagagagagagaggagctggaggaggaggcaGAAGAAGAGTCTGGTTACACTGAAGCACAGAACACGTGTGCTCTTCATCCAATACATTATTTATGTCAtgatcggtgtgtgtgtgtgtgtgtgtgtgtgtgtgtgtgtgtgtgtgtgtgtgtgtgtgtgcaatgcaCACAAATAAAGTACTTACAGTTACTCTCACTATatagttttgcttttaattacagcaaatgcttattattaaattagattaattgtttagtttcattcatatttagtcatttagacAAGTCATGTCATTTCCATGCAgttacatcaaaataaagtaaaaagtgttccatatgtatatatatacatagatacatacatacatacacatatatgtactGTCAAATAATTGAtgatgattaatcacatctaaaatgaaagtttgtacacatgcatgtatatatttaatacatacatgtaatatattcatatatttggggaaaaaaaagtactgcaaaatgcattttcattttctgattAGAAGCAAAATGATGGACCGTTAGTAGAGcacttttagtatttttagtaacGGAGCAGACAGTCAGAGACAGACAGGTGTGGTGAAGAAAAGCCCAGAACAAATAGTTTTGTCTCCAGGGAAATGTCTGAACCTGTCCTAAGATCTCCCTCAGAGTCCCTCACAAGCGTGggaagtgtgtgtttgatcagcTCTACACACAAACACCGAGAGTCTCTCGCCATCTTCACGAGACAGAAATCAAAGTCAACGAGTGAGAAAGTgagaaatcatatatatatcaagAATAATcccagtcaaacacacacagagaggaggtacactttttgtcatttcactCATTTCtcacaggaaaaaagaaaagtgtgtgtAGTAGTTGCCTTGTTAGCCTTgttgtaaaaacatgtacactgctgtattatttttgtctttttttttttattaggtatGGAAAGATTGTGTCCACCAAGGCTATTCTGGACAAAACTACCAACAAGTGCAAAGGTGGGTGAAGAGTTTGTTCCTCAGTTCTCAATGTTTTACAGTGAAGTAACCTACTGGTgtattgatttgtgtgtgtgtgtgtgtgtgtgtgtgtgtgtgtgtgtgtgtgtgtgtgtgtgtgtgtgtgtgtgtgtgtgtgtgtgtgtgtgtgtgtgtgtgtgtgtgtgtgtgcgtgtgtgtgtgtgtgtgtgtgtgcgtgtgtgtgtgtgtgtgtgcgcgcaggcTACGGCTTCGTGGATTTCGACAGTCCTGCAGCAGCACAGAAGGCTGTGACGGCGCTCAAGGCCAGCGGGGTTCAGGCTCAGATGGCCAAGGTAGACCCTTTCAGTCTTCATCCTGAGTTCAGGTCGTTCAGCTCCCATAGATCTCCCTGCTTCCTCAAGTTTAGACCGGAccacaaatgaacacaaaaccGTTCGCAAATAAGACTCatgggctgtgtgtgtgtggtattttcacacacaccaacagaaacacacaccaaCTCATGTTCACTTGTGTTGTATTTAAAAGGCtagtgttgttatttttaataataataatattatttaaattgaagcatttacactttttttgtgttaaaaaataaaaaatatatatatatatatatatatatatatatatatatatatatatatatatatatatatatatatatatatatatatatatacacttatcCTAAACCCTTTAGcctatttttaattcatttagacattgataatattaaaaaataaatgctattcttttgaactttctatttataagTATAATGgtcgaaaacaaacaaaaaaaatggtttccacAAATCAATGTGGATCAATCAGCAAAAAGtaacatcaataataatgagaaatgtaaGCAGCTAATTAGCATGTTCCAGTGATTCCAGAAcggtcatgtgactctgaagactggagcaatgattcatttaataaatggttattttaaactgtaataatactaCTGTACTGGACGTCTTTCAGAAACATCACAGAATGTAAAAACGCTGTTGAAGAGTGTTGCCTGCATTTGATGACAAGCTAAAAGTCACATACCTGGCGAATGACCTCATGGACAAGAGTCAAACTTTGTGCTTTATCATGAGCTTTGTTGACATTGGTTAGGTAATGTTTGGCTggtttaatcacacacacacacacacacacacctttattCCCACTGATAAGATGAATTGACACATATTTGACTAGATAAAGATGTCTCTTGGCTGTCTTGAGTCTTTTCTCTGGCACGTTTTGTGGCATTGTTTGCCGTTtagctgctctgtgtgtgtgtgtgtgtgtgtgtgtgtgtgtgtgtgtgtgaatggctCTGTTGTAGTCTTTTGAAGTCGATCCCTCTGTTTCTCGTAGGGAGTGTGTTAAGGTCacaaggaaacacacacacacacacacacacacacacacacacacacacacacacacacacacacacacacacacacacacacacacacacacacacacactgctagGTAGACATCCATACAGTGGATCCATACCTGCACGCATTTTATCAAGAAAGCAAATGGTGACGCTTCAATTGAATGCGTTACATGTTTTTTGTCTATTGCGTGTTGTTTTTGAATCACTTGCTTCTGTCACCAAGACCCGCTGCTTAATCATTACATAAAATCCTGTAATAATGCATTAGATGATTAGATGATTTGATGTAACGCAGTGTTTAACTGTTGAGTGTTTCTCCTGATCTTGGACTGTTCGGTTCTTGAAGCTCATCCCGGACTTGGCGTCATAGCAACAGGTCCGTTAGCGTTTTAAGCAGAATTGATCGTTCAATCAGTCGCAGCAAGAGTATCCTACTGATCAGTCATTTAAACATATTCTAATGGTGTTGTTTAATCTTTAATTCTATAGACGCAGCCATAGAAATATGCATGATGAAACAATGGCTGTGTGTTGCCGTGGTTACGATGCAGTTGTATGTAACTGTAGTCCTGAGTCTGACTGGACATCTTCCCAAACTGTCCATCcctaacattttttatttaattgcattttcatcGCTAAAAGAAGTGGTTCTGAACTTGCTGTAGCACTAACAGTAAATGATGcacatgttaattaatattactccaCACTTATTTGCGTTATTGCACTGCAACGATGTCCCTTTAAACTAAAGTGCGGTCCGTTCTCAGCGAGCGGCATCCGTCTCTAAATGATCAACCCCATCAAAACTTTGTTGTTAAACCTGTTTACACTCAGTCTACTGCATGCCTCCTGTTGTCCGattaatatttcatgctttttcGAGAGCTGCTTCAGGTGTTAGGTCCTTACTGTTTTTTATATTGCTACTCATTTTAAAGATGAGCACTTATTCCACCGAAGCAACGTTACTAGACTTTACTTTTAGAAAGAAAGGCTTTTGAGGAACATTTGTTTGTCCATCTCTCAGTcatcattgcattgcattacaaaACACCGGAGCTAAGCATTGAAATCATCTCACTAAGACGGATAATTGACAGATTCAGTGGTGTTTTATGTATCTACTATACTGTTAAAAAGAtcatataaaaagcatttgtatAATTTGGgcttctggggaaaaaaaaaaaaatgtcatcctCTGTTATGATCTTTATAGGCCCGCTATGCCAAGCGTACTATATAAGCAACACTGTTCCgttaaaaaaagactattattTCATATCTCTGGTTTTACAGGCTAACTTGCCAGTCtgattaaataatgcatgaagAAAGGGATCTGTGCAGCTCACTGTGATCACGCTGGCGGTAGAAGGTCAGGTCGAGGACGGTGTTGTGTGAAGTGTGCTCACTGGTGTACTGTATATCCTGGCCAGTGTCTGTAGTAGGTCACCGTCTGGGTATGCATGCTTCACACAGGCTAAGTGTAGCGTGCTAGTGTGCTAACAGAGATGGCGAGCGCCACTTTCGTGGATACAGGAGACAGAGCTTTCGCCTGTTTCTCTCGTGCTGATCTGAGTCTGGTGTAAAGGCTTTCTGAAGGAACGATCAGGAAGAAGGCGGCTGGCATTTGATTCTCACAAACGAAACTGATGATTTGTTCAGTCGTTTTGTATGCTTTGTTTTACGTATCTTGGCATGCGTAATTgtagaatataatatatttgatgtCTTAGTCGTTGgcaaatttatgaaaaaaaatagatgCTAGCTGCAGCTAATCTTTAGACACGGGCGTAATCTTATTTAGGCGGAGAAAATGCAAATTATGAAATgcaagtaaatgaaaaaaaaaaaaaatattcagaataaaCTTAATATAAGGATCTAGATGATCAGTGTTTTTGACCTATGTGACCCAGACcacaaaatcatatatatacgtgtgtgtgttttgataatGTATATGTGATATGTATGATATATGAGGcaaatatgataataaatagTACTTAATAACCACTTAAAAACTGCAACCTAAAAATCTGAGTCTTTATGAGTTTATTAATAGTGCATTTAGTTTTTCCGTGTATGTTTCTTGAATCAAAATGGACGCGGCAGTTAAACTGCTACCAGTGTGAGCGCTTAAGGAACATgttaatggctgctgaaaacgTATCGCTCTGAAAAGTCGAAAAAGACAGACTGAAAAGTGCAGTCATTCAGATTTACGCTTTGCGTTCGTTTCTAGCAACAGGAGCAGGACCCTACCAACCTGTACATCTCTAACCTGCCCGTGTCCATGGACGAGCAGGAGCTGGAGGCCATGCTCAAATCCTTCGGTCAGGTGATTTCCACACGGATCTTACGGGACGCCAACGGAACCAGCAGAGGAGTGGGGTTCGCAAGGTACTTCattaatagtgaataaaaaCCAGTGTGGAGTAACACCAATTCACTTACGCTTTAGATTTTTTGGTATTTTGACCTACTCTTCccatctttttaattgtttgtcgATGTCGTTGTGTAACAGGATGGAATCCACAGAGAAATGTGAAGCCATCATTCagcattttaatggaaaatatatcaaaaccccACCTGGAGTGCCAGGTAGatgatatatgatttatttgcgacattaaattaaaatgaaagaattcTTTACTGATTATGAAACCAGTCGTAAGCAGCACAGCGGTGTTTGTAGCAGTAGGCAAACATTTTAGACGTCAAAAATCTTTAGgattttaagtaaagatcacgctccatgaagatattttgttaatttcctaccgtaaacATATCgaaaagtcatttttgattaataacaaGCATTGCTATAGTCTTCACTTGGAAAGCGGTTTctcaatatttccatttttgtgcACCCTGAGATTCCAGATTTTGAATTTCAGCCAAATATAGTCCTCTCccaacaaaacatacatttagaTGATGCAGAAATCTcttctgactggttttgttctCTTACTCGTCACCTCTAGTACCTACAGAACCGTTGTTGTGCAAGTTTGCTGACGGAGGACAAAAGAAGCGACAGAACCAGGCAAAATACCTACAGAACGGTCGACCCTGGGCTAGAGATGGTGAAACGGTACGAGAGCTCTCTTTGCGGACTTCAACAAAGCGCTTACACGGATATTGCACGTTTTATATCAAATTTGTCACTTTCTTTTCGGCGTTCAGGGAGGAATGACGCTCGCTTACGACCCAGCGGCCTTACAGAACGGGTGAGAGCACAGAAACTTCAATGTGTCTCATTTTAAAGCGCTTTAGAGCAGTATTTAAAGGTGTATCCCTGTTTGTGTTGTCATCGTTAACCTCGTTGGTTCCCGTGCATCAATCAAGCAGATTTCAGCTTCTTTTTACCATATttggtgtgttttatatatgtgcGTAGATGAATGTTTGCGTGTGATTTAGAGCCTAAATGAATCATGATATAAAGAAATCACAGAAATGACTTTCATGATTCCTTTATGAATGTATTCAAGCATTAATATTTTGGTCGCGCGGTTGCAATTTCTTTCTCTTAGGTTTCATTAAGAGCATTTTAATTTGCGTTAAAGTCCTCATGAATGCGGAGTGACCACATATGAACAGATGATGACAGATTtgtgaaccgtccctttaagacTTACATTACACCAACATGGTGTTCTTCAGAAATCCCTCAAtggctttttaaatgaacatgaaaCGGCACAAAATGTCTTTGCTTCttattttcaggttttattcTCCTCCGTACAGCATCGCTCCGAACCGAATGATCGCTCAGACCTCTCTGTCTCCGTACATGCCCTCACAAGTACCATCCTACCAGGCGAGTGTCTTCAAGATAATCACATCCGTTTTATGCATAACCGTGCGTTCTGTATACAGCGTCGCGGCATCGCTTTCACCCAATATCATTGCACAACATACACACAATGAATATTTTGCAACCTGGTTTTCATTCACGTGACTGGAGCAGAAACATCAACCGCAGCCTCAGGTAAAATCTATGAGGTGTTACCTGAGACTCCTCGACTGCATCGTAAGTGTTCAGCCATTGCAGGCAAAAATGTACTGGGCTTGAGTTTAGTCTCCTCGGCTTGAGTTACACGGTCGATCGAAATgctttaataaagcaaaatagTTTGTTCATTCACGGTTTCACTCATTCGTTGCACGACTCCGTTTGTAATCAGCCGTTTCTGGGACTTTGGGTCAATCCAGCTTACGTTTGGTTTTTGTTGTGATAGTGAGCTCAAGCTGAGCGCGTGCCAAAGCCGACAGCAGTCGGACGGAAACAAAGACTGACTCACAGCGTGTGTTCGCTGAGGATATCAGACCGCAGTGACTCAGAGCCGAGGCTTGTGggaactctgacaccttttgaGTGCTGATGGATGAACAGGCGAAAGCAAATAATGTACGCTGAGATCCTGTCGTTCTGGCCGGCGCGCTCCATACACACTGAACAGCCCATTAGAGCCGGATTACTGAGTAATGACGCTACGACTCGGTCTGCTAGCACCTAGCATTTGTTATAGAAGACTGTTgagcactttaaatatttaatggagTAGCTCATAAAACAATGAAAGTCATCATCAGTTATTGCATTTGGAATATAATACTAGGGCACGGTTATTTTTAACGTTTAGGGTTgttgagatttttttatgttttttttaaagaagtcttttCTGCTTTTCAAGGTTATATTTATGTGAttaaaatagagtaaaaatttatttctgtttgaatatatatatatatatatatatatatatatatatatatatatatatatatttttttttatttttttgcatcattgctcctgtcttcagtttcacatccttcagaaattattctaatatgctgatctgcTAAGATTTTTTGGACTAGAAACCAATCACTgggcaatttatttatttattttttaatgacgATTCTTACATGACCTGAAAGCTAAAcgaataagctttccattgatgtatggatgatatatacaactatttgaaaatctggaatctgatatcaatctatatactgtatatatagtgAAAAGATCACCTTTAAAAGTCCTAAACAATTTCACTAATCttataaattaagttttgatatgtttatgatagaatgtgatttttacttaatataccaatgatttttttggcataaaaggaaaaaatgtatcCTTCTGACCcatgcattgtatttttgtgcCTCTGCTGCTTATGCCTGCCTTTCTGCTCTAGGCTTATACGTGTTTTTAAAACGTAGCGCACGAGTCACTTTTAAAAGCTCTGCAAACCCGTCCCGTTCCAGTCACGTCACCATCTGCAATCATACCACAAGCGATATCGATGCACAATACTAAATCATCCGGCCGTAAGCTATCCATAGACGTTCAAAACACGTTTAAGGAGGATTCTTAGgcagtgtctctgtgtgtctcaggtgcaCAGCCCGTCCTGGATGCATCATCAGTCGTACCTCATGCAGCCCACCGTGAGTCCGACACATGCCAAAGAAGCACTCGTATGTTGATGTTTGGTTCGGACATGGTTTTCAGGGCTTCTCTCTCTGTCCGCAGGGGGCCGTTCTGACTCCAGCTATGGATCACTCGATGTCCATCCAGCCCACGTCTATGATCGGACCCCTGACCCAGCAGCTCAGTCACCTGTCTCTCGGCAGCGCCGGCACGGTTGGTGGCCCGTCGCCGTCTGTTTAGCGTCCAAACCTGACGGCACGCATTAAATGTATCCATTTTGCCCCCGCAGTATATTCCCAACGCAGCTATGCAAGGAACGTACATCCCTCAGTACGCCCCAGTGCCTCCCTCTAGTGTCACGTTAGAGGTATGACGAGCCTGGCTTTGAACGCCCAGCAGCGTCTTCGGCCACGTTTGACTCATCCTCGTTGTTTGTCTTGTAGGAAAACAGcggacagcagcagcagcagcagcaggtttCCATGGAGACGCCTTCAGAACACACTAATTATTCCTATCAACACAGCAAATGAAGCTACGGTAAGAGCAGACGTGAAACCGGCTTGCCTCTAATAAACTATTCATAAACTACTTTTTATTATAAGCCGTTTCGAGTCAAAAACCGGTTTAGTGATGATAATCAGTGTTTTGCACTGATTCGATGATCAAAGATGcagaaaaaacagtaatactgtgaaatattacggcaatttcagtgttttctacTCTTAATTATCACTTTTTTATCCATTTAGCACATCTTTTATGGATAAagaaatttattaatatattaaaaaaaataagaaaattccAAATTTTGAATAGCGTTGTAAATTGAatttctgttttgaataaacactttttatttagtgAAGAATCCTGTGAAAAAGCATCACGAGTCCCAACATCGATAATATACCGGCGTATTAAAACGATTTAAATTAGATCACGATTAGAATAAAGGATTAATGAGTACGCGTGCCGATTATTACAAaggaataaaatagaaaataataataatagcgataattaaataaaagcttgttctgtatttttcatcgaatatataaatagcattaaaaaacatgaattaaatttCCAACAAAACTATTCAGTTACAGCTCTGTTCTTCAGAAAGAAAGTTATAATATCTGCTCCATTActtgctgactttttttttttgttttgagcatTTATGAATGATTTGAAGGGTTCGAGCCCCTTTTCCCAGAACATGAGCCGTTTTTCCTCGGCAGGTGGTGTGGAGGTGCTCGCCGCGCTCCGGACGCTGGGAGTCTCTCGGGACCGACGGAGGACCGGAGACGACGCGGATCACGAAAGGAGCGGGCATCTTTTGTAGGACAGAGACATAAAAGGAGGTCACTCATCTTTTGTTCGACTCCTCTCTCTTCAGGAGTCCCTCGGCCAACGGTGGGAGAAGTGCAGAAGAGCTAGCACTCGTTCATCTTTTTgataacaaaacagaaaaaaaaaaaagtgtaaaaaaactaCGTTGATTTTAGAAAAGGGTAAGGAAAACACAATGTGTTCTTTTATGCACGTAATGgcaaattcttatttttaagaacTAATTCTTTAATATGGGAggatcaaaaaagttaaaaatgtgttttttgtaaaatatgcaacttttttaaagatttgttcttttttttttcttcagtcagcagcagtaagatatttttgtacAGATTAATATGCAAACAGTGCTTTTGGGTTGTCCTGTTCTTGAACCTGTCGTGTGATGTTTAGGcgtttaaaaccatttaaagcCACTTCTTCATGCGGCGGCCATTTTAAGAAATAGTGATGAAATCACTCTAATCCAATCCTCTCTTAAAGCAACAGACAATCattaacttattatttattacaggtGTTCCTGCATAGCGAGGCAATAAAGCTTTGTCCATTTGAGTTCGTATCAAATATTTGATgcagaaatgaataaattagtttaattaagTTTATAAAAAGTCGTTTTATGAGGGgcattttaaatctaaagaTAACCTGCCAAACGTTCACGATCaattcctttttatttaaaattaaaaaaacattttgttagtTTTCTGATGTGTATACAGTAACGGCACCCAATGTTTCAGGTTTCTGAATGCTGTTTAAACGTGCTTGATAAAGATCATAGTGTTTCGTACAGATGAGTCTCGAGGAAGTGACTTTAAGTGGTTATTAATATCAAAAATAGTTCATAAAAGTGATGATAACACATGACTTTGAGGTTTGTCGATCCCACACTGCTAGACCTCGGCTGTAGGGAAGCAGATGCACGTTTCAGTCTGGTCTGAAgcttcacttttcttttttaaccgtAGAAATCAATCCATCAAACACATGAGAACAGAAGGAAATCAAGGC
This genomic interval carries:
- the rbms2a gene encoding RNA-binding motif, single-stranded-interacting protein 2 isoform X3, which encodes MALSSPNTNSSSASSAGGGEQLSKTNLYIRGLHPGTTDQDLVKLCQPYGKIVSTKAILDKTTNKCKGYGFVDFDSPAAAQKAVTALKASGVQAQMAKQQEQDPTNLYISNLPVSMDEQELEAMLKSFGQVISTRILRDANGTSRGVGFARMESTEKCEAIIQHFNGKYIKTPPGVPVPTEPLLCKFADGGQKKRQNQAKYLQNGRPWARDGETGGMTLAYDPAALQNGFYSPPYSIAPNRMIAQTSLSPYMPSQVPSYQVHSPSWMHHQSYLMQPTGAVLTPAMDHSMSIQPTSMIGPLTQQLSHLSLGSAGTYIPNAAMQGTYIPQYAPVPPSSVTLEENSGQQQQQQQVSMETPSEHTNYSYQHSK
- the rbms2a gene encoding RNA-binding motif, single-stranded-interacting protein 2 isoform X2, giving the protein MSEPVLRSPSESLTSVGSVCLISSTHKHRESLAIFTRQKSKSTSEKVRNHIYIKNNPSQTHTERRYGKIVSTKAILDKTTNKCKGYGFVDFDSPAAAQKAVTALKASGVQAQMAKQQEQDPTNLYISNLPVSMDEQELEAMLKSFGQVISTRILRDANGTSRGVGFARMESTEKCEAIIQHFNGKYIKTPPGVPVPTEPLLCKFADGGQKKRQNQAKYLQNGRPWARDGETGGMTLAYDPAALQNGFYSPPYSIAPNRMIAQTSLSPYMPSQVPSYQVHSPSWMHHQSYLMQPTGAVLTPAMDHSMSIQPTSMIGPLTQQLSHLSLGSAGTYIPNAAMQGTYIPQYAPVPPSSVTLEENSGQQQQQQQVSMETPSEHTNYSYQHSK
- the rbms2a gene encoding RNA-binding motif, single-stranded-interacting protein 2 isoform X1 yields the protein MLLSVAPRTGINPYNGYNSRNSKKQAYVSSSHQMALSSPNTNSSSASSAGGGEQLSKTNLYIRGLHPGTTDQDLVKLCQPYGKIVSTKAILDKTTNKCKGYGFVDFDSPAAAQKAVTALKASGVQAQMAKQQEQDPTNLYISNLPVSMDEQELEAMLKSFGQVISTRILRDANGTSRGVGFARMESTEKCEAIIQHFNGKYIKTPPGVPVPTEPLLCKFADGGQKKRQNQAKYLQNGRPWARDGETGGMTLAYDPAALQNGFYSPPYSIAPNRMIAQTSLSPYMPSQVPSYQVHSPSWMHHQSYLMQPTGAVLTPAMDHSMSIQPTSMIGPLTQQLSHLSLGSAGTYIPNAAMQGTYIPQYAPVPPSSVTLEENSGQQQQQQQVSMETPSEHTNYSYQHSK